One window of Gammaproteobacteria bacterium genomic DNA carries:
- a CDS encoding response regulator: protein MTKIAVTFGSLLLLFAVTCGLFFVSQQRTEDARRWTAHSFEVLLAGEEINGLVLDQQRLVRNALIYESPGELAGYRESARRFDDALASLMVLVSDNPQQRVGAERIGELMDDYREIVVVPMLAVEGRRGLGALRGPFSMEDGPLRRGAVVIDQLFDQLTRFMSAERKLLAEREARLDRSKLISDIEVLGMLALGIFIGWGALRLASRSIAGPLEKLTRETQELAGGRLDIELSYRSHRDEVGDIARALEVFQDAARNTADREWIKTYLASISVDMGSEATPRALAAVVLSRLCPVVELPYGALFYRDAEQDAYEPIGVHGARPTTKAVREGEGLVGQCVRTRSPMRIDALPADYVRIESGLGAAIPRVLYLWPLITAGGNVVGVLELAGFQAIDVRQQELVAELTKVMSLALESLGHAQRTRQLLEETQAQAEELHASQEALRGSNETLQSSNAQLEEQSQQLRASEEELRVQQEELQSTNEELEEKSRTLGEFNEQLQSFRRELEQRNQDLEQASQYKSEFLANMSHELRTPLNSLLILAKTLADNDEGNLSEDQIESARIVFESGTNLLQLINDILDLSKIEAGKMEVVTDSIDLPLFAAGLKREYQHVARQRGLDFNIDIAAEAPERLQTDSHKLRQILVNLIGNAFKFTSSGGVTLRIEPVREQRLLGAVPAFVRLVVTDTGIGIPAEKLERIFQAFEQVDSSTSRKYGGTGLGLSIVRGLATMLGGEIGVHSREGEGSSFSLILPEMPPAEADRASQAPLRRDGATPQAPQPPTILTEAAAPVGARAPVDDDRDRIEAGDTVILAVEDDPVFLKILVDVARKKGFRVLAALDGASALILAEQYRPTGVLLDVALPGMSGLDVIERLKRNPVTRTIPVHMISAGEESAKSLELGAVGFLHKPVSKEGLDQAFDRVMHFASNGARTVLVVDDDDASRVAVRKLLSEAQVELTEAATAADGLKALQDGQFDCVILDLGLPDGTGFDLLEQAARSGPVPPVVVYSARELTREENLKLHEYTDSIVIKGARSPERLLDEVSLFLHAIRRESASAPALAPNAERSTDLAGKTVLVVDDDMRNVFALSKALRSRGLNVVVAQDGFKALEQLEKQPVMDIVLMDIMMPGMDGYETMRRIRGHAQWLRLPIIALTAKAMRGDREKCLEAGANDYLSKPIDVERLVSLMRVWVGGDVRKPLA, encoded by the coding sequence ATGACCAAAATCGCCGTGACCTTCGGCAGCTTGCTGCTGTTGTTCGCTGTGACCTGCGGCCTGTTCTTCGTATCGCAGCAGCGCACCGAAGACGCGCGCCGCTGGACCGCGCATAGCTTCGAGGTATTGCTCGCCGGCGAGGAGATCAACGGCCTGGTGCTTGATCAGCAGCGACTGGTCCGGAATGCATTGATCTACGAGTCTCCGGGTGAGCTCGCTGGCTATCGTGAATCCGCCCGCCGGTTCGACGATGCCTTGGCGTCCCTGATGGTATTGGTCAGCGACAATCCGCAGCAGCGGGTCGGTGCCGAGCGGATCGGTGAGCTGATGGACGACTATCGCGAGATCGTCGTCGTGCCGATGCTGGCGGTCGAGGGACGCCGCGGACTGGGAGCCTTGCGTGGGCCGTTCTCGATGGAGGACGGCCCGCTCAGGCGCGGTGCCGTCGTGATCGATCAGCTGTTCGACCAGTTGACGCGCTTCATGAGTGCAGAACGCAAATTGTTGGCGGAGCGTGAAGCGCGCCTGGACCGGTCCAAGCTGATCAGCGACATCGAAGTGCTGGGCATGCTGGCGCTCGGGATCTTCATCGGCTGGGGGGCGCTGCGGCTGGCCTCCCGCTCGATTGCCGGCCCGCTCGAAAAGCTGACGCGCGAGACCCAGGAGCTGGCCGGCGGTCGACTCGATATCGAGCTGTCGTACAGGAGCCACCGCGATGAGGTCGGCGATATCGCGCGTGCGCTCGAAGTGTTCCAGGACGCTGCACGAAATACGGCCGATCGGGAATGGATCAAGACCTATTTGGCCAGCATCAGTGTGGATATGGGCTCCGAGGCCACGCCACGCGCGCTCGCCGCCGTCGTACTCTCGCGTTTGTGTCCCGTGGTCGAGCTGCCGTACGGCGCCTTGTTCTACCGGGATGCCGAACAAGACGCTTACGAGCCCATCGGGGTTCATGGTGCGCGGCCCACGACCAAGGCTGTTCGGGAGGGCGAGGGACTGGTGGGACAATGCGTGCGGACGCGAAGCCCCATGCGGATTGACGCCTTGCCCGCGGACTACGTGCGTATCGAATCCGGTCTGGGCGCAGCCATTCCGCGGGTGCTGTATCTGTGGCCGCTGATTACTGCCGGCGGTAACGTGGTCGGTGTGCTCGAGCTGGCCGGATTCCAAGCCATCGATGTCCGCCAGCAGGAACTCGTCGCGGAACTCACCAAAGTGATGTCCCTGGCTCTAGAGTCTCTGGGGCATGCACAACGCACACGCCAGTTGCTCGAGGAAACGCAGGCGCAGGCCGAGGAACTGCATGCCTCGCAGGAGGCTCTGCGCGGAAGCAATGAAACCTTGCAGTCGAGCAATGCGCAACTCGAAGAACAGAGCCAGCAGCTACGCGCGTCCGAAGAGGAACTGCGGGTGCAGCAGGAGGAACTGCAGTCGACCAACGAGGAACTGGAGGAGAAGAGCCGTACGCTGGGCGAATTCAACGAGCAGTTGCAGAGCTTCAGGCGGGAACTCGAGCAGCGCAACCAGGACCTGGAACAGGCCAGCCAGTACAAGTCGGAATTTCTGGCGAACATGTCACACGAGCTGCGCACGCCGCTCAACAGCCTGTTGATACTCGCCAAGACCCTGGCCGACAACGACGAAGGCAACCTCAGCGAAGACCAGATCGAATCGGCTCGAATCGTGTTCGAAAGCGGAACCAATCTGCTGCAGCTCATCAACGACATCCTCGATCTGTCGAAGATCGAGGCCGGCAAGATGGAGGTGGTCACTGATTCCATCGACCTGCCGCTGTTCGCCGCCGGGCTCAAGCGCGAGTACCAGCATGTCGCGCGTCAGCGCGGGCTCGATTTCAATATCGACATCGCCGCCGAGGCGCCGGAACGCTTGCAGACCGACTCGCACAAACTGCGACAGATCTTGGTGAACCTGATCGGCAATGCATTCAAGTTCACCTCCAGCGGTGGCGTAACTTTGCGCATCGAGCCGGTGCGTGAGCAACGCCTGCTTGGCGCGGTTCCAGCGTTCGTACGCCTGGTGGTCACCGACACCGGCATCGGCATTCCGGCCGAAAAATTGGAGCGCATCTTCCAGGCTTTCGAGCAGGTCGACAGTTCGACCAGCCGCAAGTACGGCGGGACCGGGCTCGGGCTTTCCATCGTGCGCGGTCTGGCGACGATGCTTGGCGGCGAAATCGGCGTGCACAGCCGCGAAGGCGAAGGCTCCTCATTCAGCCTGATCCTGCCCGAGATGCCACCCGCCGAGGCCGACCGGGCAAGTCAGGCGCCCTTGCGCCGCGACGGGGCGACGCCGCAGGCGCCGCAGCCGCCGACCATCTTGACCGAAGCGGCAGCTCCGGTTGGTGCGCGGGCACCGGTCGATGACGACCGCGATCGCATCGAGGCCGGCGATACGGTGATACTCGCGGTGGAAGATGACCCGGTCTTCCTCAAGATCCTGGTGGACGTGGCGCGCAAAAAGGGCTTTCGAGTGCTCGCCGCGCTCGACGGAGCCAGTGCCCTGATCCTGGCCGAGCAGTATCGGCCGACCGGCGTGCTGCTGGATGTGGCCCTGCCGGGCATGAGTGGCCTGGACGTGATCGAGCGCCTCAAACGCAATCCGGTGACGCGCACGATCCCTGTCCACATGATTTCCGCTGGCGAGGAGTCGGCCAAGAGTCTGGAGCTGGGCGCTGTCGGCTTCCTGCACAAACCCGTCAGCAAGGAAGGACTCGACCAGGCCTTCGACCGCGTGATGCACTTCGCCTCGAATGGCGCCCGCACCGTGCTGGTGGTGGACGATGACGATGCATCAAGGGTCGCAGTACGCAAGCTTCTGTCCGAAGCGCAGGTCGAACTCACCGAGGCGGCGACGGCAGCCGATGGTCTCAAAGCCTTGCAGGACGGCCAGTTCGACTGCGTGATTCTGGACCTGGGGCTGCCGGACGGAACCGGCTTCGATCTGCTGGAACAGGCCGCACGCAGTGGTCCGGTGCCACCCGTGGTGGTTTATTCGGCACGCGAGCTGACGCGCGAGGAGAACCTCAAGCTGCATGAATACACCGACAGCATCGTCATCAAGGGCGCGCGTTCACCGGAAAGGTTGCTGGACGAGGTGAGCCTGTTTCTGCACGCGATCCGCCGCGAATCGGCATCGGCGCCGGCCTTGGCGCCCAACGCGGAGCGTAGTACCGACCTGGCCGGAAAGACCGTGCTCGTGGTTGACGATGACATGCGCAACGTGTTCGCCCTATCCAAGGCGCTGCGTAGCCGCGGCCTCAACGTAGTGGTGGCGCAGGACGGCTTCAAGGCACTCGAGCAGCTGGAGAAGCAGCCCGTCATGGACATAGTGCTGATGGACATCATGATGCCCGGCATGGACGGTTACGAAACCATGCGCCGCATCCGCGGCCACGCGCAGTGGCTGC
- a CDS encoding TerB family tellurite resistance protein, producing the protein MLEALSKLFARGDEPNQDPEAERRMAVAVLLLEIARADFELQETEHKTVRDLVGRHFGLDSAALDMLMERAGRELRDTTSLYGFVETLNRSLSYEDRQGMINMIWQVAFADGRLDPNEEVLVRRLADMLHIPHKDFIREKLRVSGD; encoded by the coding sequence TTGCTGGAAGCGCTGAGCAAGCTGTTCGCCCGTGGCGATGAACCGAACCAGGATCCGGAAGCGGAACGCCGCATGGCAGTTGCGGTGCTGTTACTGGAGATCGCCCGCGCCGATTTCGAGTTGCAGGAGACCGAGCACAAGACCGTGCGTGACCTGGTCGGGCGCCATTTCGGGCTCGACTCGGCCGCGCTCGACATGCTGATGGAACGCGCCGGCCGGGAGCTGCGCGACACGACCTCGCTCTACGGATTTGTCGAGACCCTGAACCGCTCACTGAGTTACGAAGACCGTCAGGGCATGATCAACATGATCTGGCAGGTCGCCTTCGCGGACGGTCGGCTCGATCCGAACGAGGAAGTGCTGGTGCGGCGTCTTGCGGACATGCTGCATATCCCGCACAAGGATTTCATACGCGAAAAGCTGCGCGTCTCGGGTGACTGA